One window of Psychrobacillus sp. FSL H8-0483 genomic DNA carries:
- a CDS encoding transglutaminase domain-containing protein gives MSAKTQETILSFIIYFSVYLLMVEWLKPVIELTDTDNLNLFCYYLALSFLFYLLKLNWKYATLLKLLFICWVIVALYTDLSFLSREAFSYLWETLVVNVQAIVTQEWQKMNDPFRTVLFFILLWMTTYLLNYWIRVRKNLLLFFVLTVLFITILDTFSGYNGDKSIVIILISGFIVMGLLYAQKLMSENKEEMKGTFLFASVTSLVVLLLISGVFAYTLPKAGPSWPDPVPFFTSSNPNASFGEGSKGNGVTRKVGYGENDEELGGGFSSDDTPVFMANVQTEQYWKIETKDTYTSKGWIQSSIDSEISSFNSGESIISDIAPGNEDGTSVASINMLQEFPFIMQPYGIKSVDSISQAPFRMDMDTRNQKVSTFIGENTVPIMNYDTTFSEPVYSLKALRSATIEDVNALSSEFDRYLQLPENLPTRVRDLATSITEGNRSLYDKAISIQRYFRQNGFSYNQNFAAIPEGDTDYVDQFLFDTKVGYCDNFSTSMVVLLRSEGIPSRWVKGFAPGEVVDQIDGVPVFEVTNNNAHSWVEAYFPNVGWMTFEPTIGFSNNPTVNYDIDAQSDEPEVPEASPTPTPEKPKSENEQSEISIGFTEMMKTVAKWVSERKALIIWTLVGITFFSLLVYRHRGKWLSKVLIPVYRMRKKDWNTFEKMYHQLLKELNRYGLKREQGQTLMDFAKQVDINFGDRHMRRLTSTYENGFYGNNKDNVNYALMRESWENLINQLSG, from the coding sequence ATGAGTGCAAAGACACAAGAAACAATTTTATCCTTTATCATTTATTTTTCTGTTTACCTTTTAATGGTCGAATGGTTAAAGCCTGTTATTGAGTTAACGGATACGGATAATTTGAATTTATTTTGTTACTATTTAGCGTTATCTTTTTTATTCTACTTACTAAAGTTGAACTGGAAATATGCAACTCTATTAAAATTGCTATTTATTTGTTGGGTAATCGTGGCTCTTTACACGGACCTTTCCTTTTTATCAAGAGAGGCATTTTCTTATTTATGGGAAACTCTCGTAGTAAATGTCCAAGCAATCGTGACGCAAGAATGGCAAAAAATGAATGACCCTTTTCGTACAGTATTGTTTTTTATCCTGTTATGGATGACTACGTATTTATTGAATTATTGGATTCGTGTTCGAAAAAATCTGCTCTTATTCTTTGTGCTCACTGTTTTATTTATAACGATTTTAGATACCTTCAGTGGCTATAACGGAGACAAGAGTATTGTGATCATATTAATTTCTGGGTTTATCGTAATGGGATTGTTATATGCACAAAAGCTTATGAGTGAAAATAAAGAGGAAATGAAAGGAACATTTTTATTCGCCTCAGTTACTAGTTTAGTAGTGCTACTTTTGATAAGTGGAGTGTTTGCCTACACATTGCCAAAAGCAGGACCAAGCTGGCCAGATCCAGTGCCATTTTTCACATCTTCGAACCCTAATGCTTCTTTTGGAGAAGGTAGTAAAGGTAATGGAGTGACTCGGAAAGTAGGGTATGGGGAGAATGATGAAGAGCTAGGTGGGGGTTTTAGTAGCGATGATACACCAGTGTTTATGGCAAATGTACAAACGGAGCAATATTGGAAAATAGAGACGAAGGATACGTATACCTCGAAAGGGTGGATTCAATCTAGTATAGATTCTGAAATTAGTAGCTTTAATTCAGGGGAATCGATCATTTCAGACATTGCTCCTGGAAATGAGGACGGGACATCTGTTGCAAGTATTAATATGCTACAAGAGTTTCCTTTTATCATGCAGCCTTATGGAATAAAAAGCGTAGATTCAATAAGCCAGGCACCTTTTCGGATGGACATGGACACGAGGAATCAAAAAGTTTCTACTTTTATTGGGGAAAATACTGTACCCATTATGAATTATGATACCACGTTTAGTGAGCCAGTTTACAGTTTAAAAGCACTTCGAAGTGCAACCATTGAAGACGTAAATGCACTATCAAGTGAGTTTGATAGATATTTACAACTGCCAGAAAATTTACCAACAAGAGTAAGAGATCTAGCTACTTCTATTACGGAAGGTAATAGAAGTTTATATGATAAGGCAATATCAATTCAACGATACTTTCGTCAAAATGGTTTTAGTTACAATCAAAACTTCGCGGCTATTCCAGAGGGTGACACTGATTATGTCGATCAGTTTTTATTCGATACGAAGGTAGGCTATTGTGATAACTTTTCCACCTCTATGGTCGTTTTACTTCGCTCGGAAGGAATTCCATCACGTTGGGTGAAAGGCTTTGCTCCAGGTGAAGTTGTTGATCAGATAGATGGTGTGCCAGTATTTGAAGTAACGAATAATAATGCTCATTCTTGGGTGGAAGCATATTTCCCTAACGTAGGGTGGATGACTTTCGAGCCAACTATTGGATTTTCCAATAATCCAACCGTAAATTATGACATTGACGCTCAATCAGATGAGCCAGAAGTACCCGAAGCAAGTCCAACTCCAACTCCCGAAAAACCAAAGTCTGAAAATGAGCAGTCAGAAATTTCTATAGGCTTCACGGAAATGATGAAAACTGTTGCCAAATGGGTATCTGAACGAAAGGCATTAATAATCTGGACCCTAGTTGGAATAACTTTCTTCAGTTTGCTTGTGTATCGACATAGAGGGAAGTGGCTATCCAAAGTGCTTATACCTGTATATCGAATGAGAAAAAAGGATTGGAATACTTTTGAGAAAATGTACCACCAGTTATTAAAAGAACTTAATAGGTACGGTCTAAAAAGAGAGCAAGGGCAAACTCTTATGGATTTTGCAAAACAGGTTGATATAAACTTTGGAGACCGACATATGAGAAGGCTGACAAGTACGTATGAAAATGGATTTTATGGTAACAATAAAGATAATGTAAATTACGCATTAATGAGAGAAAGTTGGGAAAATTTAATCAATCAACTAAGCGGTTGA